A stretch of Fusarium poae strain DAOMC 252244 chromosome 2, whole genome shotgun sequence DNA encodes these proteins:
- a CDS encoding hypothetical protein (SECRETED:SignalP(1-19)~CAZy:GH13_1~CAZy:GH13~CAZy:GH13_2~CAZy:GH13_20~CAZy:GH13_36~CAZy:GH13_19~CAZy:GH13_7~CAZy:GH13_6~CAZy:GH13_37~CAZy:GH13_15): MKLLQLAALAASISPFASAADANAWKSRNIYFALTDRVARSGSDSGGNACNNLGNYCGGTFKGLEAKLDYIKGMGFDAIWITPVVENTDGGYHGYWAKDLYEVNAKYGTKNDLKNLVKAAHSKNMYVMADVVANHMGKGIQNHRPEPLNQQSSYHSSCAIDYNNQNSIEQCEIAGLPDLNTGSATVKKVLNDWISWLVSEYSFDGIRIDTVKHVEKGFWPDFQKAAGVFSIGEVWDVSPDYLAGYSKVMPGLLNYAIYYPMNRFYQQKGDPSAVVDMHNEISQKFDDPTVLGTFIDNHDNPRWLSQKNDKALLKNALAYVILSRGIPIVYYGTEQGYAGGNDPANREDLWRSNFKTDSDLYQTISKLGKARSAVGGLAGNDQKFLKSNDSALIWSRADGDLIVVTLNRGKGYSGEYCFNTGKNNKTWDRVLGQGTVKSNGNGQLCVSYTNGEPEVLVAAN; encoded by the exons ATGAAACTTCTTCAACTTGCCGCCCTGGCGGCTTCCATCAGCCCATTCGCCAGCGCAGCCGACGCAAACGCCTGGAAGTCGCGAAACATTTACTTTGCTCTCACAGATCGAGTTGCCCGTAGCGGTAGTGATAGCGGTGGCAATGCCTGCAACAATCTCGGAAATTATTGCGGTGGAACCTTTAAGGGTCTTGAGGCTAAGCTTGATTATATCAAGGGCATGGGATTCGACGCCATTTGGATCACTCCTGTTGTGGAAA ACACAGATGGCGGATACCACGGATATTGGGCCAAGGATCTGTACGAGGTCAATGCCAAGTATGGAACCAAGAACGATCTGAAGAATCTGGTCAAGGCTGCTCACAGCAAG AACATGTACGTCATGGCCGATGTCGTGGCAAACCATATGGGTAAAGGCATCCAAAACCACAGACCTGAACCTCTCAACCAGCAGAGTTCCTACCACTCTTCTTGCGCAATTGATTACAACAACCAGAACAGCATTGAGCAGTGTGAGATCGCTGGTCTACCCGATCTCAACACTGGTAGCGCAACAGTCAAGAAGGTCCTCAACGACTGGATCTCATGGCTGGTCTCCGAATACAGCTTCGATGGTATCCGCATCGACACTGTCAAGCACGTCGAAAAGGGCTTCTGGCCTGATTTCCAGAAGGCCGCAGGTGTTTTCTCTATCGGTGAAGTCTGGGATGTAAGCCCTGATTACCTTGCGGGGTACTCAAAGGTTATGCCTGGTCTGTTGAACTACGCCATTTACTACCCCATGAACCGCTTCTATCAGCAAAAGGGTGACCCATCCGCGGTGGTTGATATGCACAATGAGATCAGCCAAAAGTTTGATGATCCAACTGTCTTGG GAACATTTATCGATAACCACGATAACCCTCGATGGTTGAGCCAGAAGAACGACAAGGCCCTCCTCAAGAACGCCCTTGCGTATGTTATTCTCTCCCGCGGTATTCCTATTGTCTATTACGGCACTGAGCAGGGTTACGCCGGAGGCAACGATCCCGCCAACCGTGAGGATCTCTGGCGCAGCAACTTCAAGACAGACTCAGACCTTTACCAAACAATCTCCAAGCTCGGAAAGGCCCGCTCCGCTGTTGGCGGTCTCGCAGGAAACGATCAGAAGTTCTTGAAGTCCAACGACAGTGCACTCATCTGGAGCCGTGCTGATGGCGATCTAATTGTTGTGACTTTGAACCGTGGAAAGGGATATTCTGGGGAGTACTGCTTCAACACCGGCAAGAACAACAAGACTTGGGACAGAGTTCTAGGTCAAGGAACCGTCAAGTCTAATGGCAACGGCCAGCTATGTGTTAGCTACACTAACGGCGAACCTGAGGTTCTTGTTGCGGCAAACTAG